The Corynebacterium suranareeae genome window below encodes:
- a CDS encoding magnesium transporter MgtE N-terminal domain-containing protein, translating to MSGITRLYVGRLAGMVVRGPDTDAIGRVRDVVVNIRPNGHDSRALGLVVELVNNKRRIFVPMLRIAAIEPKDITLVTGSVSLRTFRVRTGELQVMGDIVGAKVHTDDPEFDQFHGKAVEIADVELELSRTRDWLITRVAVFGERPKFGRRPTLHTVPWNHIHGITAGGVGESNQTAELIAGFEDMRPADVAKQLYQLPTAQRTEVTEELDDEKLADILQELSEDRQAELIEELDIERAADILEEMDPDDAADLLGELPGDKADVLLELMDPEESAPVRRLMDFSPDTVGALMTPEPLIMDPATTVAEALAAARNPDLPTSLASLIFVVRPPTATPTGKYLGCVHLQKLLREPPSSLIGGILDPDLPPLYADDTQETAARFFATYNLVCGPVLDENRHLLGAVAVDDLIDHMLPEDWRDAGIRPAKEATHG from the coding sequence ATGAGTGGAATTACCCGTCTGTACGTAGGGCGCCTAGCCGGCATGGTGGTCAGAGGACCCGATACGGATGCAATTGGGCGTGTCCGCGATGTTGTAGTCAATATTCGCCCCAATGGGCATGATTCCAGGGCTTTAGGTTTGGTCGTTGAGTTGGTCAACAACAAGCGACGCATTTTCGTCCCGATGCTTCGCATTGCAGCCATTGAACCAAAAGACATCACCCTGGTTACCGGCTCTGTTTCTCTCCGTACATTTAGGGTGCGCACCGGTGAGCTCCAGGTGATGGGCGATATCGTGGGTGCAAAAGTACACACAGATGACCCAGAGTTTGATCAATTCCACGGCAAAGCTGTTGAGATCGCTGATGTGGAATTGGAACTTTCCCGCACCCGTGATTGGCTCATTACTCGCGTGGCAGTGTTCGGCGAGCGTCCAAAATTTGGTCGCAGGCCCACACTCCACACCGTGCCGTGGAACCATATTCACGGCATCACCGCAGGTGGTGTGGGTGAGTCGAATCAAACCGCCGAGCTCATCGCCGGCTTTGAGGATATGAGGCCTGCTGACGTCGCAAAGCAGCTTTATCAGCTGCCTACAGCGCAGCGAACCGAGGTCACCGAAGAGCTTGACGACGAAAAACTTGCGGATATTTTGCAAGAACTTTCCGAAGACCGCCAAGCCGAGTTGATTGAGGAGCTCGATATTGAGCGTGCCGCGGATATTTTGGAAGAAATGGATCCTGATGACGCCGCCGACCTTTTGGGCGAATTGCCTGGCGATAAAGCTGATGTGTTGTTGGAATTGATGGATCCGGAAGAATCTGCTCCGGTGCGGCGTTTGATGGATTTTTCTCCCGACACAGTGGGTGCGTTGATGACGCCTGAGCCGTTGATTATGGATCCAGCGACAACAGTGGCCGAGGCACTCGCTGCCGCGAGAAATCCCGATCTACCTACCTCGTTGGCTTCATTGATTTTTGTTGTGCGCCCTCCTACTGCAACCCCTACGGGCAAGTACCTTGGCTGCGTGCACCTGCAAAAATTACTGCGCGAACCACCTTCGAGTTTGATCGGTGGCATCCTAGATCCCGATCTCCCACCGCTTTATGCCGATGACACTCAAGAAACCGCAGCCCGATTTTTTGCTACCTATAACCTGGTGTGCGGCCCGGTGCTGGATGAAAACCGACATCTTTTAGGCGCTGTCGCCGTTGATGACTTGATTGACCACATGCTTCCAGAAGATTGGCGTGACGCCGGCATCCGACCTGCAAAGGAGGCCACCCATGGCTGA
- a CDS encoding general stress protein — MPQPRPNAAPASLEKKRPEGWPVGSFETYAEAQAAVDMLSDNDFPVAELTIVGVDLIEVERVTGRLTWGRVIAGGAASGAWLGLFFGMVMSLMSGFWVTSILAGLAMGLVFGIVGVAVPYAASRGKRDFTSSTQIVAGRYDVICAPERAREARDMIALKARKFN; from the coding sequence ATGCCTCAGCCACGGCCCAACGCCGCACCTGCGTCGCTAGAAAAGAAGCGCCCAGAAGGTTGGCCAGTGGGAAGTTTTGAAACCTACGCAGAAGCCCAAGCCGCTGTGGATATGCTCAGTGACAATGATTTTCCTGTTGCGGAATTAACAATCGTCGGAGTGGATCTCATTGAGGTCGAACGTGTCACTGGCAGGCTCACCTGGGGTCGTGTCATCGCAGGTGGTGCAGCATCCGGTGCATGGTTGGGATTGTTCTTCGGAATGGTTATGTCTTTGATGTCTGGTTTCTGGGTCACTTCAATCCTGGCAGGACTTGCCATGGGTTTGGTGTTTGGCATCGTCGGGGTGGCTGTTCCATACGCTGCATCGAGAGGAAAGCGGGACTTTACTTCTTCCACTCAAATTGTTGCCGGCCGCTACGATGTCATTTGTGCGCCAGAACGGGCTAGGGAAGCTCGGGACATGATTGCCCTGAAAGCTCGAAAATTTAACTGA
- a CDS encoding type 2 periplasmic-binding domain-containing protein, producing the protein MKYVGKRVLILAIGAVVAGCSSFSQEPAPPVPLGNVDTVQIVAPNGNMEAFVLGKLYETALVERGRAASLQMIDGDLTSQLTRLRDDSTDLVIACSGELLEYYNPDLAEEFKAKYKDQESIDINSGEWREKVYDALQGSLPNSLVATDPSNAVGCEGNDSLPQNIVPIYRKPNLAREDRQTLNFVSGALSTEQLGTLIDDAFSTGSTADSALAFLRSKGF; encoded by the coding sequence ATGAAATATGTGGGGAAGCGAGTTTTAATCCTTGCTATCGGAGCAGTTGTAGCTGGGTGTTCTTCGTTTTCCCAAGAACCAGCCCCGCCTGTTCCACTAGGCAATGTGGACACCGTACAAATAGTGGCTCCCAACGGAAATATGGAAGCGTTTGTGTTGGGTAAGCTGTATGAAACTGCACTGGTTGAACGCGGCCGAGCAGCCTCACTGCAGATGATTGACGGGGACCTAACATCACAATTGACTCGCTTGCGTGACGACAGCACAGATTTGGTTATCGCATGCTCCGGAGAACTCCTGGAATACTACAACCCAGACCTCGCCGAGGAGTTTAAGGCGAAATACAAAGATCAAGAATCGATTGATATTAATTCCGGTGAGTGGCGGGAAAAAGTTTATGACGCCCTCCAAGGATCTTTGCCTAATTCTTTAGTAGCTACAGACCCCTCTAATGCCGTGGGCTGTGAGGGCAATGATTCTTTACCGCAAAATATTGTCCCGATTTATCGGAAACCAAATTTAGCTCGTGAGGATCGTCAAACTCTCAACTTTGTCAGCGGAGCTTTAAGCACGGAGCAGTTAGGCACTCTGATTGACGATGCCTTCAGCACTGGATCGACAGCCGACAGCGCGTTGGCGTTTCTTCGTTCCAAGGGTTTTTAG
- a CDS encoding multifunctional oxoglutarate decarboxylase/oxoglutarate dehydrogenase thiamine pyrophosphate-binding subunit/dihydrolipoyllysine-residue succinyltransferase subunit, which yields MSSASTFGQNAWLVDQMFQQFQQDPKSVDKEWRELFESQGGPNTTPAKAEAQASAPKESAKPAPKSAPAQKAAPRVETKPAEKATPKAKESSVPQQPKLPEPGKTPIRGIFKSIAKNMDISLEIPTATSVRDMPARLMFENRAMVNDQLKRTRGGKISFTHIIGYAMVKAVMAHPDMNNSYDVIDGKPTLVVPEHINLGLAIDLPQKDGSRALVVAAIKETEKMNFSEFLAAYEDIVARSRKGKLTMDDYQGVTVSLTNPGGIGTRHSVPRLTKGQGTIIGVGSMDYPAEFQGASEDRLAELGVGKLVTITSTYDHRVIQGAVSGEFLRTMSQLLTDDAFWDEIFESMNVPYTPMRWAQDVPNTGVDKNTRVMQLIEAYRSRGHLIADTNPLSWVQPGMPVPDHRDLDIETHGLTIWDLDRTFSVGGFGGKETMTLREVLSRLRAAYTLKVGSEYTHILDRDERTWLQDRLEAGMPKPTQAEQKYILQKLNAAEAFENFLQTKYVGQKRFSLEGAEALIPLMDSAIDTAAGQGLDEVVIGMPHRGRLNVLFNIVGKPLASIFNEFEGQMEQGQIGGSGDVKYHLGSEGQHIQMFGDGEIKVSLTANPSHLEAVNPVMEGIVRAKQDYLDKGMDGKTVVPLLLHGDAAFAGLGIVPETINLAKLRGFDVGGTIHIVVNNQIGFTTTPDSSRSMHYATDYAKAFGCPVFHVNGDDPEAVVWVGQLATEYRRRFGKDVFIDLVCYRLRGHNEADDPSMTQPKMYELITGRETVRAQYTEDLLGRGDLSAEDAEAVVRDFHDQMESVFNEVKEGGKKQAEAQTGITGSQKLPHGLETNISREELLELGQAFANTPEGFKYHPRVAPVAKKRVESVTEGGIDWAWGELLAFGSLANSGRLVRLAGEDSRRGTFTQRHAVAIDPNTAEEFNPLHELAQSKGNNGKFLVYNSALTEYAGMGFEYGYSVGNEDSVVAWEAQFGDFANGAQTIIDEYVSSGEAKWGQTSKLILLLPHGYEGQGPDHSSARIERFLQLCAEGSMTVAQPSTPANHFHLLRRHALSDLKRPLVIFTPKSMLRNKAAASAPEDFTEVTKFQSVINDPNVADAAKVKKVMLVSGKLYYELAKRKEKDGRDDIAIVRIEMLHPIPFNRISDALAGYPNAEEVLFVQDEPANQGPWPFYQEHLPELIPNMPPMRRVSRRAQSSTATGIAKVHQLEEKQLIDEAFNS from the coding sequence GTGAGCAGCGCTAGTACTTTCGGCCAGAATGCGTGGCTGGTAGACCAGATGTTCCAGCAGTTCCAACAGGACCCTAAGTCCGTGGACAAGGAATGGAGAGAACTCTTTGAGTCACAGGGGGGACCTAACACTACCCCCGCTAAGGCAGAAGCACAGGCTTCAGCACCCAAAGAGTCTGCGAAACCAGCACCTAAGTCTGCCCCTGCACAGAAGGCAGCACCGCGTGTAGAAACCAAGCCGGCCGAAAAGGCCACCCCTAAGGCCAAGGAGTCCTCCGTGCCACAGCAACCTAAGCTTCCGGAGCCAGGAAAGACCCCAATCAGGGGTATTTTCAAGTCCATCGCAAAGAACATGGATATCTCCCTGGAAATCCCGACCGCAACCTCGGTCCGCGATATGCCAGCTCGCCTCATGTTCGAAAACCGCGCCATGGTCAACGACCAACTCAAGCGCACCCGCGGTGGCAAGATCTCCTTCACCCACATCATCGGCTATGCCATGGTGAAGGCAGTCATGGCTCACCCGGACATGAACAACTCCTACGATGTTATTGACGGCAAGCCAACCCTGGTTGTTCCAGAGCACATCAACTTGGGTCTTGCCATCGACTTGCCTCAAAAGGACGGCTCCCGCGCTCTTGTCGTAGCTGCCATCAAGGAAACCGAGAAGATGAACTTCTCCGAGTTCCTCGCAGCTTACGAAGACATCGTGGCACGCTCCCGCAAGGGCAAGCTCACCATGGATGACTACCAGGGTGTTACCGTCTCCCTGACCAACCCAGGTGGCATTGGTACCCGCCACTCTGTGCCACGTTTGACCAAGGGCCAGGGCACCATCATCGGTGTTGGTTCCATGGACTACCCAGCAGAGTTCCAGGGCGCTTCCGAAGACCGCCTTGCTGAGCTTGGCGTGGGCAAGCTTGTTACCATCACCTCCACCTACGATCACCGCGTGATCCAGGGTGCTGTGTCCGGTGAATTCCTGCGCACCATGTCCCAGCTGCTCACCGATGACGCCTTCTGGGATGAAATCTTTGAGTCCATGAATGTTCCTTACACCCCAATGCGTTGGGCACAGGACGTTCCAAACACCGGTGTGGATAAAAACACCCGCGTCATGCAGCTGATTGAGGCTTACCGCTCCCGTGGCCACCTCATTGCAGACACCAACCCACTTTCCTGGGTTCAGCCTGGCATGCCAGTTCCAGACCACCGCGACCTCGACATCGAGACCCACGGTCTAACCATCTGGGATCTGGACCGTACCTTCAGCGTCGGTGGCTTTGGTGGCAAGGAAACCATGACCCTGCGCGAGGTACTGTCTCGCCTACGCGCTGCCTACACCCTCAAGGTGGGCTCTGAGTACACCCACATCCTGGACCGCGATGAGCGCACCTGGCTGCAGGACCGCCTCGAAGCAGGTATGCCAAAGCCAACCCAGGCAGAACAGAAGTACATCCTGCAGAAGCTCAACGCAGCTGAAGCATTTGAGAACTTCCTGCAGACCAAGTACGTCGGCCAGAAGCGTTTCTCTCTCGAAGGTGCAGAAGCTCTTATCCCACTGATGGACTCCGCCATCGACACCGCAGCAGGCCAGGGCCTCGACGAAGTTGTCATCGGTATGCCACACCGTGGACGCCTCAACGTCTTGTTCAACATCGTGGGCAAGCCACTTGCATCCATCTTCAACGAGTTTGAAGGCCAAATGGAGCAGGGTCAGATCGGTGGCTCCGGTGACGTCAAGTACCACCTCGGTTCCGAAGGCCAGCACATCCAGATGTTCGGCGACGGCGAGATCAAGGTCTCCCTCACCGCCAACCCATCCCACCTCGAGGCTGTTAACCCAGTCATGGAGGGCATCGTCCGCGCAAAGCAGGACTACCTGGACAAGGGCATGGACGGCAAGACCGTTGTGCCATTGCTGCTCCACGGTGACGCTGCGTTCGCAGGCCTGGGCATTGTCCCAGAAACCATCAACTTGGCTAAGCTGCGTGGCTTCGACGTAGGCGGCACTATCCACATCGTGGTAAACAACCAGATCGGCTTCACCACCACCCCAGACTCCAGCCGTTCCATGCACTACGCAACCGACTATGCAAAGGCATTCGGCTGCCCAGTCTTCCATGTCAACGGCGACGACCCGGAGGCAGTTGTCTGGGTTGGCCAGCTGGCCACCGAGTACCGTCGTCGCTTCGGCAAGGACGTCTTCATCGACCTCGTGTGCTACCGCCTGCGTGGCCACAACGAAGCTGATGATCCCTCCATGACCCAGCCAAAGATGTACGAGCTCATCACTGGCCGCGAGACCGTTCGTGCTCAGTACACCGAAGATCTGCTCGGACGTGGAGACCTCTCCGCAGAAGATGCAGAAGCAGTTGTCCGCGACTTCCACGACCAGATGGAATCTGTGTTCAACGAAGTCAAGGAAGGCGGCAAGAAGCAGGCTGAGGCACAAACCGGTATCACCGGCTCTCAGAAACTGCCTCACGGCCTGGAGACCAACATCTCCCGCGAAGAGCTGCTTGAACTGGGACAGGCATTTGCTAACACCCCAGAAGGCTTCAAGTACCACCCACGTGTAGCACCAGTAGCCAAGAAGCGCGTCGAGTCCGTCACCGAAGGTGGCATCGACTGGGCATGGGGCGAACTCCTTGCATTCGGTTCCTTGGCAAACTCCGGCCGCTTGGTTCGCCTTGCAGGTGAGGATTCCCGCCGTGGTACCTTCACCCAGCGCCACGCAGTTGCCATTGATCCCAACACTGCTGAAGAGTTCAACCCACTGCATGAGCTCGCACAGTCCAAGGGCAACAACGGCAAGTTCCTTGTCTACAACTCCGCTTTGACTGAGTACGCAGGCATGGGCTTTGAGTACGGCTACTCCGTTGGAAACGAAGACTCCGTCGTAGCATGGGAAGCACAGTTCGGTGACTTCGCCAACGGTGCACAAACCATCATCGATGAGTACGTCTCCTCCGGTGAAGCCAAGTGGGGCCAGACCTCCAAGCTCATCCTTCTTCTGCCTCACGGCTACGAAGGCCAGGGCCCAGACCACTCTTCCGCACGCATCGAGCGCTTCCTGCAGCTATGCGCTGAGGGTTCCATGACTGTTGCACAGCCATCGACCCCAGCAAACCACTTCCACCTGCTGCGCCGTCACGCTCTGTCCGATCTGAAGCGTCCTTTGGTTATCTTCACCCCGAAGTCCATGCTGCGTAACAAGGCTGCTGCCTCCGCACCAGAAGACTTCACCGAGGTCACCAAGTTCCAGTCCGTGATCAATGATCCAAACGTTGCAGATGCAGCCAAGGTCAAGAAGGTCATGCTGGTTTCCGGCAAGCTGTACTACGAATTGGCAAAGCGCAAGGAGAAGGACGGCCGCGACGACATCGCTATCGTTCGTATCGAAATGCTCCACCCAATTCCGTTCAACCGCATTTCCGACGCTCTAGCCGGCTACCCTAACGCTGAGGAAGTCCTCTTCGTTCAGGATGAGCCAGCAAACCAGGGCCCATGGCCGTTCTACCAGGAGCACCTGCCAGAGCTAATCCCGAACATGCCGCCAATGCGTCGCGTATCCCGCCGCGCACAGTCCTCCACCGCAACGGGCATCGCCAAGGTGCACCAGCTAGAGGAAAAGCAGCTTATCGACGAGGCGTTCAACTCCTAA
- a CDS encoding ABC transporter ATP-binding protein — MNTGQPTKPQRIRQLISVAWQRPWLTSLTVVSALAATLFELTLPLLTGGAIDIALGNAGETLTTDLLDRFAPSGISVLASVIALIVLLALLRYASQFGRRYTAGKLSIGVQHIIRLRTMRSLQNLDGPGQDALRTGQIVSRSISDINMIQGLVAMLPMLIGNVVKLVLTLVIMLAISPPLTIIAAVLVPLLLWAVAYSRKALFASTWSAQQKAADLTTHVEETVTGIRVVKAFAQEERETDKLDQTARELFAQRMRTAKLTAKFIPMVEQLPQLALVINIVGGGYLAMTGHITVGTFVAFSSYLTSLSAVARSLSGMLMRVQLAMSSVERIFEVIDLKPEHQDPKSPLELPDVPLGLSFRNVDFRGILNNFTLDIAPGETVVLVGPPGAGKTMAVQLAGNFYQPDAGEIAFTHNSQTSFADLAHNDIRKNLVAVFDEPFLYSTSIRDNIAMGLDVTDEQVEHAASLAQAHEFISQLPNKYDEVIGERGLTLSGGQRQRIALARAFLAHPKVLVLDDATSAIDASTEDRIFQALREELHDVTILIIAHRHSTLELGHRVGLVENGQVTALGTFEQMRQHARFSHLMALDFQESASPEFTLDNGGAFPSHAQLWPEVETTKQYKILAPTPGRGRGRGMSMPATQELIDQIDALPAATEEPHVDAHRLRTTTDGFKLVNLFKQVRWLIAGVITLLLVGVAADLAFPTLMRAAIDNGVRAHSTATLWWIAILGSLVVLVSWAAAVINTIITARTGERLLYGLRLRSFVHLLRLSMDYFERTMSGRIMTRMTTDIDNLSSFLQTGLAQTVVSLGTLIGVVTMLAITDAQLALVALSVVPIIIVLTLIFRRISSRLYTAAREQSSQVNAVFHESIAGLRTAQMHRMEDKVFTNFAAEAEQYRRLRVKSQTAIAIYFPGLSAISEIAQALVLGFGAVQVTRGDISTGVLVAFVLYMGLMFGPIQQLSQIFDSYQQAAVGFRRITELLATTPSVLDLGTNRRAKEAATQPLLLDDVTFGYTDTPILENVSVQIEPGTTVAVVGPTGAGKSTVVKLLSRLYDPQEGTVHAGATDIKDFPTTDWRRRIGTVPQEAHLFSGTIADNIGYGCREASTSKIEAAARRVGALNAIAAIPDGFNHQVGERGRNLSSGQRQLIALARAELIEPDIMLLDEATSTLDPATEAVILNASDRVTKGRTSIIVAHRLATAKRADRILVVEQGRIIEDGSHDALLSANGTYARMWHLMA, encoded by the coding sequence ATGAATACTGGGCAACCTACAAAACCTCAACGCATCCGCCAACTCATTAGCGTAGCGTGGCAGCGTCCCTGGCTTACCTCTTTAACAGTTGTCAGCGCACTAGCTGCAACACTGTTTGAACTCACTCTTCCTTTACTTACCGGCGGCGCTATCGATATTGCACTTGGAAACGCCGGGGAAACTCTAACTACTGATCTGCTGGATCGTTTTGCTCCCAGCGGAATAAGCGTATTAGCTAGCGTTATCGCGCTGATTGTGCTGCTTGCGTTGCTTCGTTATGCCAGTCAATTTGGCCGACGATACACCGCAGGAAAACTCAGCATTGGTGTGCAGCACATTATCCGCCTGCGCACCATGCGCTCTTTGCAAAACTTAGATGGGCCTGGCCAAGATGCGCTGCGCACCGGCCAAATTGTCAGCCGGTCTATCTCTGATATCAACATGATCCAAGGTTTGGTTGCCATGCTGCCGATGCTTATCGGAAACGTGGTCAAACTGGTATTGACGTTGGTGATCATGCTGGCGATTTCACCACCGTTGACCATCATTGCGGCTGTGTTGGTGCCACTGCTGTTGTGGGCTGTCGCCTACTCCAGAAAAGCGCTGTTCGCCTCGACTTGGTCAGCGCAGCAAAAGGCAGCAGATTTAACCACTCATGTGGAAGAAACCGTCACTGGTATTCGTGTGGTCAAAGCTTTTGCCCAGGAAGAACGCGAAACCGACAAGCTTGATCAAACTGCTCGTGAGCTTTTTGCCCAACGTATGCGCACGGCCAAGCTAACCGCTAAATTCATTCCGATGGTGGAGCAGCTCCCCCAGCTTGCATTGGTGATCAACATTGTGGGCGGTGGTTATTTGGCCATGACTGGCCATATCACCGTGGGTACGTTCGTGGCGTTTTCTTCCTACCTCACCAGTCTGTCTGCAGTAGCGCGGTCCCTGTCTGGAATGCTCATGCGCGTGCAGCTTGCCATGTCTTCAGTAGAGCGCATCTTTGAAGTCATTGATTTAAAACCAGAACACCAAGACCCCAAATCACCGCTCGAACTTCCAGATGTTCCCCTTGGTTTGAGTTTTAGAAACGTTGATTTTCGTGGGATCCTCAACAACTTCACCCTAGATATTGCACCTGGTGAAACCGTCGTGCTGGTTGGTCCTCCCGGTGCGGGTAAGACCATGGCTGTGCAGTTGGCGGGTAATTTTTATCAGCCAGATGCTGGAGAGATAGCCTTCACACACAACAGCCAGACTAGCTTTGCTGATCTCGCCCACAACGACATCCGCAAAAACTTAGTCGCTGTTTTTGATGAGCCGTTTTTGTACTCGACTTCTATCCGAGACAACATTGCCATGGGTTTGGATGTTACCGATGAGCAGGTAGAACATGCAGCTAGTTTGGCGCAGGCGCATGAGTTTATTAGCCAGCTTCCCAATAAATATGACGAGGTCATCGGCGAACGCGGTCTCACGCTTTCGGGTGGTCAACGCCAACGTATCGCTTTGGCCAGGGCTTTTCTTGCCCACCCCAAGGTGTTGGTGTTAGATGATGCAACCTCCGCTATTGATGCTTCCACAGAAGATCGCATCTTCCAGGCTTTGCGCGAAGAATTGCACGATGTCACCATTTTGATTATCGCGCACCGCCACTCCACGCTAGAGCTGGGTCACCGAGTCGGTTTGGTGGAAAACGGTCAAGTCACAGCGCTGGGTACTTTTGAGCAAATGCGTCAGCATGCCCGATTCTCTCATCTGATGGCTCTGGATTTCCAAGAATCCGCAAGCCCGGAATTCACTTTGGATAATGGAGGCGCATTCCCTAGCCATGCACAGCTATGGCCTGAAGTAGAAACCACCAAGCAATACAAAATTTTGGCGCCCACCCCTGGTCGGGGTCGGGGCCGCGGCATGTCGATGCCTGCAACTCAGGAATTGATCGATCAAATCGACGCTCTTCCTGCTGCCACTGAAGAACCTCATGTCGATGCCCATAGGCTTCGAACCACCACCGATGGTTTCAAGCTAGTTAATTTGTTTAAGCAAGTGCGCTGGCTAATCGCAGGCGTGATCACGCTTCTTCTCGTTGGTGTTGCTGCAGATCTCGCATTCCCAACATTGATGCGCGCAGCAATCGATAACGGCGTGCGTGCACACAGCACCGCCACGTTGTGGTGGATCGCCATCTTAGGCAGCCTGGTGGTCTTAGTGTCATGGGCTGCTGCTGTAATCAACACGATTATCACCGCACGCACAGGAGAACGCCTACTTTACGGTTTACGGCTGCGCTCTTTTGTCCACCTATTGCGCTTGTCCATGGATTATTTCGAACGCACCATGTCAGGTCGAATCATGACGCGCATGACCACCGACATCGATAACCTCTCCTCCTTCCTCCAAACGGGGTTGGCGCAAACGGTGGTATCACTGGGCACGCTCATCGGAGTGGTCACCATGCTTGCCATCACCGACGCGCAATTGGCGTTGGTCGCGCTTTCAGTTGTGCCGATTATCATCGTGCTCACGCTCATTTTCCGCCGCATCAGCTCACGGCTCTACACCGCAGCACGCGAGCAATCAAGCCAGGTCAACGCAGTATTCCACGAGTCGATTGCAGGGCTGCGCACCGCTCAGATGCACCGCATGGAAGATAAAGTATTCACCAACTTCGCCGCTGAAGCTGAGCAGTACCGCCGCCTGCGCGTGAAATCACAAACCGCAATCGCGATCTACTTCCCCGGCCTAAGCGCAATCTCCGAAATCGCCCAAGCCTTAGTCCTCGGTTTTGGCGCTGTGCAAGTAACCCGTGGAGACATCTCCACCGGCGTGCTCGTCGCATTTGTGCTCTACATGGGATTAATGTTCGGCCCCATCCAACAACTCAGCCAAATCTTCGACTCCTACCAACAAGCCGCCGTCGGCTTCCGCCGCATCACCGAACTACTCGCCACCACGCCCAGCGTCCTAGACCTCGGCACCAACCGGCGAGCCAAAGAGGCTGCCACGCAGCCTTTATTGCTTGACGACGTCACCTTCGGCTACACCGACACCCCGATCCTAGAAAACGTATCCGTTCAGATCGAACCAGGAACCACCGTGGCAGTAGTCGGCCCCACCGGAGCTGGAAAATCCACCGTGGTTAAACTCCTCTCCCGCCTTTACGACCCACAAGAAGGAACAGTCCACGCCGGGGCAACAGACATCAAAGACTTCCCCACCACAGATTGGCGACGCCGCATCGGTACCGTCCCACAAGAAGCACACTTGTTTAGTGGCACCATCGCCGACAACATTGGCTACGGATGCAGGGAAGCGTCGACAAGCAAAATAGAAGCTGCAGCGCGCCGGGTTGGAGCCTTAAATGCCATCGCCGCCATCCCTGATGGTTTTAACCATCAAGTCGGTGAACGCGGGCGCAACCTGTCGTCCGGACAGCGACAACTGATTGCCCTTGCACGCGCCGAACTCATCGAGCCAGACATCATGTTGCTTGATGAAGCCACCTCCACTCTCGACCCCGCAACCGAAGCCGTCATCCTCAACGCCTCTGATCGAGTGACCAAAGGACGCACGAGCATTATCGTGGCGCACCGCCTGGCAACCGCTAAACGGGCCGACCGTATTCTTGTTGTTGAACAAGGACGTATCATTGAGGACGGATCTCATGATGCATTGTTGTCTGCTAACGGCACCTACGCCCGCATGTGGCATTTAATGGCGTAA